GCCACCTCGAGTTGCTTCCTAAGAGCCGGGCATTGGAAGCGCTCTTGCCGCAAGCCCTGCTGGTGTACGATCAAGAGGTCGCCAGGCGTGAATTCAAGGTGCTGGCGAAACTTGTGCAGCAGGTCGATTGTTACCGGCTGCATTTCGGCCGCGATATTCTGGACTTGCCGAACCTGATTACTCCGTTGCTGGAGAAGGGGCGATGAAGGAACCGCGACAGTTTCCCTGGTCGCCTGAAGGAGAGCTGCTGATCTGGTGCGCCCGAACATGCGTCACCGAGGAACTGCGCGCGTGCATCTGCTCGCGGGTCCAGGAGCCTCTTGATTGGGGACTACTGCTGGACCTCGCCGCCTCTCACGGTGTGCTTCCGTTGCTCCACCGGAATCTGTCGACCCTCTGTCCGGCTCTTGTGCCGGCCGATACGTTGACGAAGCTGCGTCAAAAGACGCAAGCCTGTGCCATGCTGAATCGATCGCTCGCCCAGGAGCTGGGAGGTCTGTGTGACGCATTTGCCGCGCGCAGCGTGCCGGTTGTTCCGATCAAAGGCGCGACGTTAGCGGTGTCTGCTTATGGCGATCTGACGCTCCGCGATTTCAGCGATCTCGATCTCCTGATTCCTGAATCTGCGATCGGGGCCGCGCAAGCCGTGTTGATCGCCCAGGGTTATGAACGGAAAGATCCGTCGACAGACCCTGCGGAAGCGGAGCACGAAGAGGGGCCTTATCATGTGTTTATCAAGAAGCGCAGCCTGTTTCGGGTCGATCTTCAGTGGGTGATGGCACATCAGCATTTTGCCTTTCAACTGGATCGTCCGGAGTTCTGGGCGCATCGGTCGCCGGTGATGCTGGGGAAGTCGACTGTTCAAGGGTTGGCGCCGGAGGAGCTTCTGATTCTTCTCTGCGTGCATGGATCGAAGCATGCCTGGGAGCAGCTCAAGTGGGTGTGCGATGTCGCCGAAGTGCTCCGCTCACACCCGGACCTTGATTGGGAGCGGATCTTTGCGAATGCAACGGCCTGGCATTGCCAGCGATTGATGCACATGGGATTGGCATTGGCTCATCGTGTGCTGGATGCGCCCGTCCCGGACTCTATTCTTGCCCGCTATTCGACCGATGCCGATGTCCGGATGTTGTCCGAGCGCATGCCGGCTAGTCTCTTGGCGAGTCCACGAGAGGGCGTCACTGAGGAGCAGGCCGTGGCGTTCTACTTGACGTTGAAAGATACCTGGTGGGAACGGTGTCGATTCGGCCTGGTGCTGTGCCGGGACGGCTCTTCAATAGTAGAGAATCCGCCACGCTGGTTTTCCCGTGGCAGGGGGCTCGCGCGATTGGCTCATCTCGTTCGGCCGTGCCAGCGAGCGTTAAGGAATCTGGTTCCCTCTTCAATTCGAGGCGCGATCAATCGGTGGGTGGAGCACGGAGGCTGATGGTTTCGTCGAGCCGATTCAGGTCGGGCCGTCACTCCTCCACGTTCGGCGAAGGCTGGGCGACCTCTCCGGCAGGTCCGGGGCGGCGGCGATGGCTGGAATGGGCCGGGCGATTTCTTCCAGTGAGCCCGCGATGAAGCGAGTCGTAAGAAAATATTGGATGCTGCTGCAGGTGGCGGTGATCGTGTCCCGAATTCGTCTCCGACTGCGCGGCGAGAACCTTCCGGCTGTGCTGAAGCGGCTGGCCCCTGGCGCTCTCTCCGGGACGCCGGATTCGTCGCGGTTCGAGGACCTCGTCTACTATGTGGACCGCTGGCTCCAACTCTTCCCCTACAATGCGAAGGGGAATTGTTTTCCCCGGTCGTTGGCGTTGTATTGGTTCGCCACACGATCAGGGTATTCGGTGTCGTTTCATTGCGGGGTCAGAAAGGACGGGTCCGGACTCGATGGCCATGCCTGGTTGACGCTCGATCGTCAGCCGTTTCACGAGCCCGGCCAGCATTGGCAGCGTTTTACCGTCACCTATTCATTCCCTTCCGATCAACCGGTCAACCGTGGGCAGGCGCCGCCAGTGTGCCCCCGGAATGGGACGACGGCGGCGGTCTGATATGAGTCCATACGCAACCGATTTCCATGAATAGTCTTTTGCTCCGCATACGTCCCTTTCTCCAGACACTGCGGTATGCCCTCTCGTTTGTCTGGCAGAGCAGTCCGAGTCTCGCAGTTGGCAGTATTGTCGTACGGGTGATCCAGGGGCTGCTTCCCTTGGCCGTGCTGTATCTGACCAAACTGTTGATCGATGCGGTGACGGAGGGGCTCAAGGCTCCCGCGCAGGATGCCTCGCTGGCCCCAATTACGACGATTCTCGCGGGCCTGGCAGGTGCCGCAGTGATCAGCGCCATCCTTACGGTTGTCGCCTCCCTGATCTCCAGGATCCATGCCCAAGTCGTCACCGATCATATGCATGCGCTGCTGCAGGCGAAGTCCGTCGAGGTCGACCTCGAGTATTACGAGAACGCGCGGTACCAAGATACGCTGCATCGCGCGCAGCAGGAAGCGCCGTATCGTCCCACCGCGATTCTCAACGCGCTCTTGCAATGTTTCCAGGATGGCATCTCGCTGTTGGCGATGGCGGGCATTCTCTGGTGGTTGCATTGGGCGGTCATTCCGGTCCTGGCCCTGACGGCGATTCCGTATTTCTTTGTCCGCCTGCAACAGTCCAACCGGCTGTTTGCCTGGGAGCGCGAGCGCACGCCACTGGAACGGAAGGCCTGGTACGTCAACATGCTGCTCACCCAGGCCACCGCGGCCAAAGAGGTGCGTCTGTTCGACCTGGGCCCCCGGTTGCGGGAATGGTTCCGCGATGCGCGAACGGTGCTGCGCCGGGAGCGGATCGCCTTAGAGCGCCGGTGGGCGTTTGCCGGGTTGGCTGCGCAGATTGTGGGGGTGGCCGGAGTGTTCGGGGTCTACAGTTTCGTGGCGGTGCGAACGTTTCACGGGCTTCTGACTGTGGGCGATCTGGTCATGTTTTTTCAGGCTATTCAGCGGGCCTCGGGGTTTCTCGAAGGGCTGGGCTGGAGTGTGTCGAATTTGTATGAGAGCAATCTCTTTCTGACGACGCTGAACGAATTCCTGGCGATTCGCTCGAAATTGCCCGAAGCGGTCAAGCCTCGACCGTTTCCTGCCTCGCTCGGGCAGGGGATTACGTTCGAGCAGGTCTCGTTTCAATATCCCCACGAAGAACGGGTGGCCGTCCGCGACTTCACCTTTACGATCAAGCCCGGCGAGCATGTGGCATTCGTCGGAGCCAACGGCGCAGGGAAGACCACGCTGGTGAAGCTGTTGTGTCGTCTCTACGATCCCACGAGCGGTCGTATTACGATCGACGGGACGGACCTGCGTGACTACGCCATCGCCGATGTCCGCGGGGCGGTCAGCGGGATTTTCCAGGACTTTGTGAAGTTTCAGTTTTCCGCCAAAGACAACATCACGTTGGGGGCCAATGCGTCGGAGGTTGCACTTCCGGTGGTCGTGCAGGCCGCCAGGCAGGCCGGGGTCCATGAGGCCATCGAGCGTTTGCCGAAGGGCTACGAGTCCTTGTTGGGTAAGTTATTCGACGGGGGGCATGAGCTGAGTATCGGGGAATGGCAGAAGGTGGCGCTGGCGAGGGCCATTCTCCGCAATTCCCAGATCCTGATTCTCGACGAACCGACCAGTGCCATGGACGCGAAGGCGGAGGCGGAGCTGTTCGAACGGTTCCACGAACTCGCACAAGGACGGACGGCGATTTTAATCAGTCATCGGTTGTCCACGGTGAAAATGGCTGACCGGATTTTCGTGGTGGATCGAGGCCAGATCGTGGAACAGGGAACGCATGATGATTTGATGAGCCGCCAAGGCCTCTATGCCTCGTTATTCCTCACGCAAGCGCAACACTACCAATAGTCTCTCCCCCTTGATCGCTCCTTTCCTTTGGCAGGCTTGAATAGCGTGGCTTGTTGTGTCGTGCCTGCGGTTTACCCTCCCGGCCAAATGTTCCGGCGTATGTAGTGCTACGGACGGACTTACGTAGGGGGAGGCCCCCGCTTCTAGTGATCTAGGCAGAACGTCAGGCCGGGGCTACTCTTCTCGAAGACGTGGCGCGCCGTACTGTATCCGAAACAGCAATTCTACAATCTTAGGCGCCGGAGAGGAGTCACCCTTCGTGATTCTCATTCTTGCCGATTCGACCGATCCCTGGGCGACGTTGGCCCATCGGGAGGCCCAACGGACGGGTGGAGATGTCTTCTGGGTGGAGCCCGTGCAACTTCTGGATAAGATCCTGCTCGATTGGCCGGTCGTGGCCGGAGAAGCGGTCGTTCCAGGATTCCTGGAGATCGACGGCCGGACGATTCCTCTCGATGATTTGACCGGGATTTTCGCTCGTCTCCCTTTCCCTCTCCGTTTGGATCTTGAAGGGCTCTCGGACGCTGATGGCCAATATGTGACGAAGGAAGCCACGGCGGCCTGGTTGGCCTTCCTGAATGCCATGCCCTGTTCCGTGGTCAACCGACCGATGCCCGGCGGGAGGCCCACGCTCCTTTCGGGGAGCCCATTGCTGGCGCAGCTCGCTCAGGATCATGGATTTCTCCTTCCGGCTTCCCGCTGCACGTCAAGTCAGGCCGATGCGCTGCAACAATTTATGACCTGGGGCGAGTCGGCCTATCTCAAGCCGCTGGGGTCGGTTGAGCCGGGGCGGTTTCTCCATTCGCACGATGGGGGCGAGCAGATCCGCCGGGTCATGGAGCAGCAGGCGGTATCACTCCAAGCGATTCCACCGGGGCAACAGGCGACAGTCTATGTGGCTGGAGAGGAAGTGGTCGCCACGGTGCTTCGTCCCACTGAGGCCGTGCCGCAGCCGATGGAGGTGCGGTCGGCTCATGCCGCGCAGTGTCTTCGTCTCGTGCGCGCGTTGGGGCTCAGCTTCGCCGAGTGCCAGATTGTGATCACCCATGACGGGGGAATCGCGTGTCTCGATATCAGCAGTGCGCCGAATTTCTGGCGCTGTCCGCAGGATGCCCAGCAGCAGATCGTAGAACATCTGCTCAAACATCTCTCCGAACTCAGGAGTCTTTCGCATCATGATTCTTCTCATGGGGCCGATGGCCGATCCGGTGCTCGCGAACGTGTGTGCCCGACTTGCAGTCCGGAACGCTGACCTCATGCTTGTCCATCCGGAGTCGGACGGACAGGATTGGGATGTCTCCTGGTCTACCGACGGCGGCCGGGTGGTGGGACGCATTCGGCTTGGCCAGCGGGTCATTGATGCGGCAAGCATCGAAGCCGTGTATCTCCGCGGAGTCGGCGCCCGTTCAGCCTCGACGCCGCGCGAGCGGATGGTGGCGACGACGCTGTGGGAATTCGCCGAAAGTCTTCCGGTCCTGGTCGTCAACCGGCGCCAGCCCGGACACACGAACATGTCGAAGCCCTATCAGCAGCGGTTGATCGAGCAGTATGGCTTCCTGGTCCCGAAGACGCTGGTCACGATGGTGCCGGAGGAAGCGCGCCGCTTCTATGACGACTGTCAGGGGCGCGTCATCTACAAATCCATCAGCGCGGAGCGATCGATCGTGCGGCCGCTCACGCCTGCTGATTTTCCTCGTCTGGAACAGATCCGGACCTGCCCGGTCCAACTACAGGAAACCATTCCCGGCGCAGACTTACGTGTCCACACGGTCGGAGACCGGCTGTTCGCGACGGAGGTATTGTCGGACGGGGCGGATTACCGCTATGCCGAGCGCGAGGACAAGCAGCGCACCATGCGAGCGGTCGAATTGGAGTCGAGCGTTCAAGCCCGCTGTCTCAATCTCGCCAAGGGGCTGGGATTGAGCCTGAGCGGGATCGATCTTCGCCGGACGCCGGATGGCGCCTACTACTGTTTCGAAGTCAATACCAGCCCGGGGTTTACCTTTTTCGAAAACTATACGGGTCAGCGGATCGGCGATGCCTTGGCCGATTTGCTCTGTGCCGGACGGGCGTAAGGTGTGCGGACACGTCGAGTCACAACGAAGGGAGCGTCATCATGGGGAGACAACCGTTTATCACCGCCGATTTGAGACCGGATATGACCGTGAAGTCCGAGCCCGGACAAGCATCGCCGGCGGGTAGCGCGACGACCGCGCAGCTGGCCGAAGCGGCTCGTGCCGTCCTGTCAGAAGGAGAGCAGCAGCAGATTGAACGCGGCCGGCAAGATACCCGTCAGGACCTCCTGTCGGCGGTGCCGCGCCCCAATCAGGATGTCCAGGGAACGACGCTGGACGGCGAAACGGTGTTGCTCCACTTGGGGACCGGCCGCTACTACACCTTGAATCGGGTTGGCAGTGCGATCTGGGAGGCCTGCAACGGAAGTCTATCCCTTCAGGCGATCCACGTGGCGCTGTGCGGGCGGTTCGACGCTCCGCCGGAGCGGATCGCCGATGATCTATTCGCCCTCGTGACCCATCTGAGTCACGAGGGACTTTTAACAATAGAAAGGGGGTGAAGAACAATGGAACAACAGAAGAAGGAATCGTACTCAGAGCCCGTGTTGATCGCGCATGAATTGCTGCGCGATGTGACGGGTCAGAAGTACAAGGAGAAGACGAGCGACAAGGTTGTAGACGTAGTGGGAAACTAAGGTCGTTGGTCTGCCCATGGGCTGACCGGCCTGAAAAGGCCGGCCAGCTTGTGGCAATCGAGAGAGAGGGCGGAAGCTAACCAGATGAGGGATGCAATGAGCGCAACGATCACGACAGGCGACTATCTCTTCAATTGTCATGGCCTCGACCTCCGGTTTCGGACGTCCGTTCCCGCATTTGTCGAGCCGACACTCACCTTCCTCCGGCATTTCCAGACGGACGTGGCGCAGGGAGCGCCGGTGCTGACGATCCAGTTTGACGAGGTGGCCAGTCGAGCTGAGGTGCCGGTGACGATGTCAGCGGACTCGAAGGTGTTGTTTTCAGGGGAGCGGCCTTCCTTGGGGGATGCGGTGCGTGCGTTGTGGCAATGCGAGATCGTGCAGGACGGGAACCGGCTCATTGCCGACTTTCATGATCAGGGTGTGCTGGTGATCGACGGCGTCCGGAATCTGGTGGAGGGCTACTTCATCAGGCCCGATGCGCTGCATCCCGATGTACGGACGAGCTTTCTCCATTTCGCGCTCGCTGAGCTGCTGAAGCGCAACGGCCTCTATACCGTGCATGCGACGGCGCTCGAGTATGAGGGGCAAGGCATCTTGATTCCTGGCTATAGCGGCCAGGGGAAAACCACGTCGTTTCTCTCGCTCCTGCGTTCGGGGTTCCGCTACCTGTCGGACGACTATCCCTTGCTGCGCGATCGGGGCACGCAGATGGAACTGCTGGCCTTTCCCATGAAGATCGATGTGACGGACCGGACGATCGAGTTTTTCCCTGAGTTGCGCAATGCGCCCCCCGGCCTGTTGAAACAAGGGGTTCAGAAGAAACACTTTCAGCCTGAAGACCTCTATGCCGAGTCCATCGGCCGCTCCTGCACGCCGGCCATGATCATGTTCCCGCACGTAGTTGATATGCCGCATAGTTGTCTGGAACCGCTGCCCAAGAGCCGCGCGCTAGAAGCCCTGATGCCGCAAGGCCTCCTGGTCTACGACCAAGCCGTGGCCCGCCGTGAGTTTCAGGCGTTGTCGAAGCTGGTTCAGCAGGTCGATTGCTATCGGCTCCACTTTGGCCGGGACATCCTTGATCTGCCCACGTTGATCCGTCCGCTGCTTGAAGCCCGATCTGCGGCGTAGTCGGCCGGCGCGGGGGCTTAGCGGTAAGTCTGGGAATTGTGCTGCGCAAGAAAACTGTGGATACGCTCTCGTGACGCACCTGGTCATGAGGGACTCTAAAGAACGAAAGGGGGTGAAGAAGCATGGAACAACGGAAGAAGGAATCGTACTCAGAACCCGTGTTGGTCGCGCATGAATTGCTGCGCGATGTGACGGGGGTCAAGTA
The DNA window shown above is from Nitrospira sp. and carries:
- a CDS encoding nucleotidyltransferase family protein codes for the protein MKEPRQFPWSPEGELLIWCARTCVTEELRACICSRVQEPLDWGLLLDLAASHGVLPLLHRNLSTLCPALVPADTLTKLRQKTQACAMLNRSLAQELGGLCDAFAARSVPVVPIKGATLAVSAYGDLTLRDFSDLDLLIPESAIGAAQAVLIAQGYERKDPSTDPAEAEHEEGPYHVFIKKRSLFRVDLQWVMAHQHFAFQLDRPEFWAHRSPVMLGKSTVQGLAPEELLILLCVHGSKHAWEQLKWVCDVAEVLRSHPDLDWERIFANATAWHCQRLMHMGLALAHRVLDAPVPDSILARYSTDADVRMLSERMPASLLASPREGVTEEQAVAFYLTLKDTWWERCRFGLVLCRDGSSIVENPPRWFSRGRGLARLAHLVRPCQRALRNLVPSSIRGAINRWVEHGG
- a CDS encoding lasso peptide biosynthesis B2 protein, which encodes MKRVVRKYWMLLQVAVIVSRIRLRLRGENLPAVLKRLAPGALSGTPDSSRFEDLVYYVDRWLQLFPYNAKGNCFPRSLALYWFATRSGYSVSFHCGVRKDGSGLDGHAWLTLDRQPFHEPGQHWQRFTVTYSFPSDQPVNRGQAPPVCPRNGTTAAV
- a CDS encoding ABC transporter ATP-binding protein, giving the protein MNSLLLRIRPFLQTLRYALSFVWQSSPSLAVGSIVVRVIQGLLPLAVLYLTKLLIDAVTEGLKAPAQDASLAPITTILAGLAGAAVISAILTVVASLISRIHAQVVTDHMHALLQAKSVEVDLEYYENARYQDTLHRAQQEAPYRPTAILNALLQCFQDGISLLAMAGILWWLHWAVIPVLALTAIPYFFVRLQQSNRLFAWERERTPLERKAWYVNMLLTQATAAKEVRLFDLGPRLREWFRDARTVLRRERIALERRWAFAGLAAQIVGVAGVFGVYSFVAVRTFHGLLTVGDLVMFFQAIQRASGFLEGLGWSVSNLYESNLFLTTLNEFLAIRSKLPEAVKPRPFPASLGQGITFEQVSFQYPHEERVAVRDFTFTIKPGEHVAFVGANGAGKTTLVKLLCRLYDPTSGRITIDGTDLRDYAIADVRGAVSGIFQDFVKFQFSAKDNITLGANASEVALPVVVQAARQAGVHEAIERLPKGYESLLGKLFDGGHELSIGEWQKVALARAILRNSQILILDEPTSAMDAKAEAELFERFHELAQGRTAILISHRLSTVKMADRIFVVDRGQIVEQGTHDDLMSRQGLYASLFLTQAQHYQ
- a CDS encoding PqqD family protein; this translates as MGRQPFITADLRPDMTVKSEPGQASPAGSATTAQLAEAARAVLSEGEQQQIERGRQDTRQDLLSAVPRPNQDVQGTTLDGETVLLHLGTGRYYTLNRVGSAIWEACNGSLSLQAIHVALCGRFDAPPERIADDLFALVTHLSHEGLLTIERG